A stretch of Ignavibacteria bacterium DNA encodes these proteins:
- a CDS encoding choice-of-anchor D domain-containing protein, with protein sequence MMRLRISAVLLALLAVCGVCPVSAQEMVVSEYYNIQFVEAEWSEFLVVQDNFNAVGYMISDANTDQTVRQGGPQFRDVPLWRNLRAGTIIVLWHRALPATATIDTNAADGYLELSSIDQRFFNTLLFPGGVDGMNMADAGDLVHIMRPDTSNVHMLGHDKPTGPIYDNATGPKVNFDSGAVGAGRSNRVTGRTLAAYSMGITKDSAVAGFNDSRGLPNRWDLARTFQGVPNINHWFWRETREPQWSASPSVTLISRTAQKHVIEWTALIDANQQDSTTGYVILRDTLNFASFPANAIRDGQMIAKGARFGTSVVLDVRPTILGNRFTDSVNLLCGQSYTYRVYGYRYKQDDQLVVTDDTTARGRQYTELKWAQSPVVTKPNPAKPVIQASRLQFCSGDTVTLTTTAVAERYDWTLNGTPLAIGGTTRVVVREPGTYRLTVTEDGGCSSTSDPITLTALPAQDVDISPRGTQTICATDSLVITAQTDAPVYEWFRDGTVIIGATGKSLTVRGAGDYFVRIATSQGCPAVSSVVKVRVPDVRYRFTPSSLDFGSLGQCTSDTTLSLELVNDGATAITVTSASFPPGYALESPAPGFVVAPGGKQTVRVLFAPSAAGITAGTVTFNAVPCNITASFTVRGERTQVSAALDRTGVDFGVYSACPTTIIRPDSSFWITNSGTSPITVKVPSVLPPFYLLTSFPLGVVVQPGGRLEVKIQYRPLGADRDRGVVQQISFPFTSATCRDTLRAQLQAACYAPSFVIDPDTMDVGVVLSCANYIDTVVTVFNPTAVPVTVNGVIGTGFTFTGSATVIEPNTGKSVSLRVQPAAVNGPFTLDGEITGSPCDLKAPVRAEGLVVAPTYSSSSSSISFGSIEFCGPTAPLSRRGYVVATGLSGLRSTVKTVSIASPYSVDVLPGTTFTDTLYFNVTFTPTAVGTFNGRLSMTVGPCNTPIDIDLTATTTRSSRTTTITGNSFGTVGPGQSNTQTIRITNTGSNPITVEPLTGVTAPFTINSEVPTLPTQLSPDSSVVIEIMYEFAGHDRRDTIEIVSTTSGACADTTRFEVRGATTSPGVITGVVVSAPSVIGTAGTTVDVPLTLESAQSLLSANITQMIVNISYDPRLLKAIGIEQGAGGAQGSIIESVPGKARITINSTTPIEATAPLVVVRAKTHMFRQRTVLHFRSIPYRQPGRRSPDAKGR encoded by the coding sequence ATGATGAGGTTACGCATTTCGGCAGTGCTTTTGGCACTCCTTGCAGTATGTGGAGTGTGCCCGGTCTCGGCTCAAGAAATGGTTGTGAGCGAGTACTACAACATTCAGTTCGTAGAGGCTGAATGGTCGGAGTTTCTGGTGGTGCAGGACAACTTCAACGCTGTGGGATATATGATCTCCGACGCGAATACGGACCAAACTGTTCGTCAAGGAGGACCACAGTTTCGAGATGTACCGCTCTGGAGAAATCTTCGCGCCGGAACCATCATTGTCCTTTGGCACCGCGCCTTGCCTGCCACAGCAACGATCGATACGAATGCTGCTGACGGTTACCTTGAACTCTCTTCGATCGATCAGCGATTTTTCAACACGCTCCTCTTCCCGGGTGGAGTAGATGGGATGAACATGGCCGATGCCGGCGACCTCGTGCATATCATGAGACCCGACACCAGCAATGTTCATATGCTCGGTCACGATAAACCCACTGGCCCCATCTATGACAACGCAACCGGACCAAAGGTCAACTTCGATTCAGGTGCAGTTGGTGCTGGTAGATCAAATCGTGTTACGGGCCGAACACTCGCTGCCTATTCAATGGGCATCACCAAGGACTCCGCTGTAGCTGGCTTCAATGACTCCCGTGGACTTCCCAATCGATGGGACCTTGCCCGAACCTTCCAAGGTGTTCCGAACATCAATCACTGGTTCTGGCGCGAGACTCGCGAACCACAATGGTCGGCCTCGCCATCTGTTACGCTAATCAGCAGAACAGCACAGAAACACGTGATAGAGTGGACGGCACTCATCGATGCAAACCAGCAGGATTCAACAACAGGATACGTGATCCTGCGAGACACGCTCAATTTTGCGTCGTTCCCTGCCAATGCCATTCGTGACGGTCAAATGATTGCGAAAGGGGCTCGATTTGGCACTTCTGTGGTTCTGGACGTTCGTCCAACGATCCTAGGGAATCGATTCACGGATTCTGTCAATCTCCTCTGTGGTCAGTCCTACACCTACCGCGTCTATGGATATCGATACAAGCAGGATGATCAACTCGTAGTGACGGACGATACTACGGCGCGAGGCAGACAATACACAGAACTCAAGTGGGCACAATCCCCGGTTGTAACCAAGCCGAATCCGGCTAAACCCGTCATCCAAGCATCGCGCCTGCAGTTCTGCTCAGGGGATACAGTAACACTTACAACGACGGCAGTTGCTGAGCGGTATGATTGGACACTCAACGGAACGCCGTTGGCCATTGGAGGTACAACTCGGGTTGTTGTTCGTGAACCGGGCACATATCGTTTGACTGTTACAGAAGACGGAGGATGCAGTTCTACGTCTGATCCGATCACGCTCACTGCCCTGCCGGCACAAGATGTAGACATCTCACCTCGTGGAACTCAGACGATCTGCGCAACAGATTCACTGGTCATCACGGCACAAACTGATGCTCCTGTATACGAGTGGTTCCGTGATGGAACCGTGATCATTGGTGCTACAGGCAAATCTCTTACCGTGCGTGGTGCGGGCGACTATTTTGTGCGCATCGCTACATCTCAAGGCTGTCCTGCAGTATCCTCAGTGGTCAAGGTTCGTGTACCAGACGTGCGGTATCGATTCACACCGTCATCATTGGACTTTGGTTCTCTTGGTCAGTGCACGTCAGACACCACGCTCAGTCTTGAACTCGTCAACGACGGTGCTACTGCGATCACCGTAACATCAGCTTCGTTCCCACCTGGATATGCTCTTGAATCACCCGCACCGGGATTCGTAGTTGCTCCCGGTGGAAAACAGACTGTGCGAGTGTTGTTCGCACCATCTGCTGCCGGGATCACCGCAGGAACAGTGACCTTCAACGCTGTGCCGTGCAATATCACGGCGTCCTTTACCGTACGTGGTGAGCGGACCCAGGTATCGGCCGCCCTCGATCGCACCGGAGTTGATTTCGGTGTCTATTCAGCATGCCCCACAACGATCATTCGTCCGGATTCATCATTCTGGATCACCAATTCTGGTACCTCGCCGATAACAGTGAAGGTTCCAAGTGTACTCCCACCATTCTACCTGCTTACGTCATTCCCGCTTGGAGTTGTTGTGCAGCCGGGTGGCAGACTCGAAGTCAAGATCCAGTATCGCCCGTTAGGAGCTGATAGAGATCGGGGTGTTGTGCAACAGATATCCTTCCCATTCACCTCAGCTACGTGTCGAGACACACTCAGAGCGCAACTTCAAGCTGCGTGTTATGCACCGTCATTCGTGATCGATCCCGATACGATGGATGTCGGTGTTGTGCTGTCGTGTGCTAACTACATCGATACTGTTGTAACGGTGTTCAATCCCACGGCAGTACCAGTGACCGTCAATGGCGTCATTGGCACAGGGTTTACGTTCACAGGAAGTGCCACTGTGATCGAACCGAACACCGGGAAGTCCGTATCGCTTCGGGTCCAACCTGCGGCCGTGAATGGTCCGTTTACCCTTGATGGAGAGATCACTGGAAGTCCGTGCGATCTCAAAGCACCAGTTCGAGCAGAAGGGCTTGTGGTCGCACCTACATATTCCTCATCATCTTCCTCGATCAGCTTTGGATCTATCGAGTTCTGTGGTCCAACAGCTCCTCTTTCACGTAGAGGGTATGTAGTAGCCACTGGATTGTCCGGACTCCGTTCTACCGTTAAGACCGTTTCCATTGCCTCACCCTATTCCGTTGACGTACTACCCGGAACAACCTTCACTGACACGCTGTATTTCAACGTGACGTTTACTCCGACGGCCGTTGGGACCTTTAATGGTCGCTTGTCGATGACGGTTGGACCGTGCAATACACCGATCGACATCGACCTCACAGCTACAACCACCCGTTCCAGTCGCACTACAACGATAACCGGCAACTCATTCGGTACCGTCGGTCCAGGTCAATCGAATACACAGACCATCAGGATCACGAATACCGGTTCGAACCCGATCACTGTGGAGCCCCTTACCGGGGTCACAGCCCCATTCACGATCAATTCTGAAGTGCCCACACTTCCTACCCAGCTTTCTCCTGACAGTTCAGTGGTGATCGAGATCATGTATGAGTTTGCAGGACATGACAGACGCGATACAATCGAGATCGTGTCAACAACAAGTGGGGCCTGTGCTGATACAACTCGATTTGAGGTTCGTGGTGCTACCACTTCTCCCGGTGTGATCACCGGAGTGGTCGTAAGTGCGCCGTCGGTCATTGGAACTGCCGGAACTACCGTTGATGTACCGTTGACCT